From a region of the Oryza sativa Japonica Group chromosome 6, ASM3414082v1 genome:
- the LOC4340972 gene encoding acyl-coenzyme A oxidase 4, peroxisomal isoform X2, with translation MGSSELRSPTLNLSIACPQLTPAASTFPAAASNYCQLDELLTEEEKDLQIKVRQFMENEVAPIISKFWEKAEFPFHLIPKMSTLGIAGGTIKGYGCPGLSGPACAMCFLEIARVDASIASFCLVQSCLAMVSIAQLGSEAQKEKYLRPLSKMQKVCVYALSEPNHGSDASSLNTTARKVPGGWILNGQKRWPANSSFADIFVVLACNTSTNQINGFIVNGGAPGLKISKIDNKMSLRVVQNCDILLEDVFVPDDDRLPGANSFQDLVKALSFSRVIVAWISIGIAAGVYDACLRYLGERKQFGAPLAAFQLNQEKLMWLLGWRLYELHDSGRMTTGQASLGKAWITKKARETVALGRELLGGNGIVTDFHVGKAFCDMESLYTYEGSYEVNALIVARDITGIASIRPASRL, from the exons ATGGGGTCTTCAGAGCTCAGGTCACCGACTTTGAACTTGTCCATAGCTTGCCCCCAGCTTACACCAGCTGCGTCGACCTTTCCAGCAGCAG CATCCAACTATTGCCAGCTTGATGAACTGCTGACAGAAGAGGAAAAGGATCTACAAATCAAAGTCCGGCAGTTTATGGAGAATGAAGTTGCACCAATAATATCCAAG TTTTGGGAGAAGGCCGAATTCCCGTTTCATCTTATTCCAAAGATGAGCACTCTCGGAATTGCTGGAGGAACTATAAAG GGCTATGGATGCCCTGGACTTTCTGGCCCAGCTTGCGCCATGTGTTTTCTAGAGATCGCTCGTGTGGATGCAAGCATAGCCTCATTCTGCCTTGTTCAGTCATGCCTCGCAATGGTTAGCATTG CACAACTCGGGTCAGAAGCCCAGAAGGAGAAGTATTTGCGACCATTGAGCAAAATGCAGAAAGTTTGCGTATAT GCCTTGTCAGAGCCGAACCATGGTAGTGACGCGAGCTCTCTTAACACCACAGCTAGAAAG GTTCCTGGAGGGTGGATACTCAATGGCCAGAAGCGATGGCCAGCAAACAGCAGTTTTGCAGATATCTTCGTCGTTCTTGCCTGCAATACCAGCACCAATCAGATTAACGG ATTCATTGTGAATGGAGGCGCCCCCGGGCTTAAGATCAGCAAGATCGACAACAAGATGTCGCTGAGGGTCGTCCAGAACTGCGACATCCTGCTGGAGGACGTCTTCGTCCCTGATGATGACCGTCTTCCTGGCGCCAACTCTTTCCAAGACCTAGTGAAG gccctctctttctctcgcgTCATCGTCGCCTGGATCAGTATCGGCATTGCGGCAGGGGTGTACGACGCATGCCTTCG GTATCTGGGAGAGAGGAAGCAGTTTGGGGCGCCATTGGCGGCGTTCCAGCTAAACCAGGAGAAGCTCATGTGGCTCCTCGGCTGGCGTCTCTACGAGCTGCATGACTCCGGCAGGATGACCACCGGCCAGGCCAGCTTAGGGAAG GCATGGATCACAAAGAAGGCGCGGGAGACTGTGGCCTTGGGCAGGGAGTTGCTCGGTGGCAACGGCATCGTCACCGACTTCCACGTTGGCAAG GCGTTCTGCGACATGGAGTCCTTATACACGTACGAGGGCAGCTATGAAGTCAATGCACTCATCGTTGCTAGAGACATCACTGGCATCGCCAGCATCAGGCCGGCTAGCCGGCTCTAG
- the LOC4340972 gene encoding acyl-coenzyme A oxidase 4, peroxisomal isoform X1: MVIRFEGLVMGSSELRSPTLNLSIACPQLTPAASTFPAAASNYCQLDELLTEEEKDLQIKVRQFMENEVAPIISKFWEKAEFPFHLIPKMSTLGIAGGTIKGYGCPGLSGPACAMCFLEIARVDASIASFCLVQSCLAMVSIAQLGSEAQKEKYLRPLSKMQKVCVYALSEPNHGSDASSLNTTARKVPGGWILNGQKRWPANSSFADIFVVLACNTSTNQINGFIVNGGAPGLKISKIDNKMSLRVVQNCDILLEDVFVPDDDRLPGANSFQDLVKALSFSRVIVAWISIGIAAGVYDACLRYLGERKQFGAPLAAFQLNQEKLMWLLGWRLYELHDSGRMTTGQASLGKAWITKKARETVALGRELLGGNGIVTDFHVGKAFCDMESLYTYEGSYEVNALIVARDITGIASIRPASRL; this comes from the exons ATGGTGATAAG ATTTGAAGGTCTTGTAATGGGGTCTTCAGAGCTCAGGTCACCGACTTTGAACTTGTCCATAGCTTGCCCCCAGCTTACACCAGCTGCGTCGACCTTTCCAGCAGCAG CATCCAACTATTGCCAGCTTGATGAACTGCTGACAGAAGAGGAAAAGGATCTACAAATCAAAGTCCGGCAGTTTATGGAGAATGAAGTTGCACCAATAATATCCAAG TTTTGGGAGAAGGCCGAATTCCCGTTTCATCTTATTCCAAAGATGAGCACTCTCGGAATTGCTGGAGGAACTATAAAG GGCTATGGATGCCCTGGACTTTCTGGCCCAGCTTGCGCCATGTGTTTTCTAGAGATCGCTCGTGTGGATGCAAGCATAGCCTCATTCTGCCTTGTTCAGTCATGCCTCGCAATGGTTAGCATTG CACAACTCGGGTCAGAAGCCCAGAAGGAGAAGTATTTGCGACCATTGAGCAAAATGCAGAAAGTTTGCGTATAT GCCTTGTCAGAGCCGAACCATGGTAGTGACGCGAGCTCTCTTAACACCACAGCTAGAAAG GTTCCTGGAGGGTGGATACTCAATGGCCAGAAGCGATGGCCAGCAAACAGCAGTTTTGCAGATATCTTCGTCGTTCTTGCCTGCAATACCAGCACCAATCAGATTAACGG ATTCATTGTGAATGGAGGCGCCCCCGGGCTTAAGATCAGCAAGATCGACAACAAGATGTCGCTGAGGGTCGTCCAGAACTGCGACATCCTGCTGGAGGACGTCTTCGTCCCTGATGATGACCGTCTTCCTGGCGCCAACTCTTTCCAAGACCTAGTGAAG gccctctctttctctcgcgTCATCGTCGCCTGGATCAGTATCGGCATTGCGGCAGGGGTGTACGACGCATGCCTTCG GTATCTGGGAGAGAGGAAGCAGTTTGGGGCGCCATTGGCGGCGTTCCAGCTAAACCAGGAGAAGCTCATGTGGCTCCTCGGCTGGCGTCTCTACGAGCTGCATGACTCCGGCAGGATGACCACCGGCCAGGCCAGCTTAGGGAAG GCATGGATCACAAAGAAGGCGCGGGAGACTGTGGCCTTGGGCAGGGAGTTGCTCGGTGGCAACGGCATCGTCACCGACTTCCACGTTGGCAAG GCGTTCTGCGACATGGAGTCCTTATACACGTACGAGGGCAGCTATGAAGTCAATGCACTCATCGTTGCTAGAGACATCACTGGCATCGCCAGCATCAGGCCGGCTAGCCGGCTCTAG